Proteins encoded within one genomic window of Pararhizobium capsulatum DSM 1112:
- a CDS encoding riboflavin synthase produces MFTGIITDIGTVESVTRLDEGVKLRIGTVYDPKGIDIGASIACSGVCLTVTTLPEEGSNERWFEVEAWEEALRLTTIADWQAERKINLERSLKIGDELGGHLVSGHVDGKAEILSVESEGEATRFRLKAPDHLARFVAPKGSVALDGTSLTVNAVDGSVFDVLLIRHSLEVTTWGQKQAGDFVNFEVDTMARYAARLAEFPAPKAE; encoded by the coding sequence ATGTTTACCGGCATTATCACCGATATCGGCACCGTTGAATCTGTCACCCGGCTCGATGAGGGCGTGAAGCTCAGGATCGGTACTGTCTATGACCCCAAGGGCATCGATATCGGTGCCTCGATTGCCTGTTCCGGCGTCTGCCTGACGGTGACGACCCTACCGGAGGAAGGCTCGAACGAACGCTGGTTCGAGGTCGAGGCCTGGGAAGAGGCCTTGCGGCTGACGACGATTGCCGACTGGCAGGCGGAGCGAAAAATCAATCTGGAGCGCTCGCTGAAGATTGGCGACGAGCTGGGTGGGCATCTGGTCTCCGGACATGTCGACGGCAAGGCGGAAATCCTGTCCGTCGAATCCGAAGGGGAGGCGACGCGCTTTCGGCTGAAAGCACCGGATCATCTGGCGCGCTTCGTGGCGCCCAAGGGATCGGTTGCGCTGGATGGCACATCGCTGACGGTCAATGCCGTAGACGGCAGCGTCTTCGACGTGCTGCTCATCCGCCATTCGCTGGAAGTGACGACCTGGGGACAGAAGCAGGCCGGTGACTTCGTGAACTTCGAAGTCGACACGATGGCGCGGTATGCTGCGCGGCTCGCGGAGTTTCCGGCGCCAAAGGCCGAGTGA
- a CDS encoding GNAT family N-acetyltransferase, whose product MQQVPTIETDRLRLRPYRRADFDHYAALFGNPQVTRFIGGVPFSREQAWTRFLRQVGMWHYFGFGFLAVQDKETGQFIGEAGFHDLHRVITPSLEGMMETGWALSPAAHGKGYATEAVSAMLRWGDQYCPALKKTCIIDVENTASIRVATKLRFHEVRRTTYHGANVIILER is encoded by the coding sequence ATGCAGCAAGTACCCACCATCGAGACTGATCGCCTGCGCCTGCGTCCCTATCGCCGTGCAGATTTCGACCATTATGCGGCTCTGTTCGGCAATCCGCAGGTCACCCGCTTCATCGGCGGGGTGCCGTTCTCGCGCGAGCAGGCATGGACGCGCTTCCTGCGCCAGGTCGGCATGTGGCACTATTTTGGCTTTGGCTTCCTGGCCGTGCAAGACAAGGAAACCGGCCAGTTCATCGGCGAGGCCGGGTTCCACGATCTGCACCGGGTCATCACGCCTTCGTTGGAGGGCATGATGGAAACGGGCTGGGCGCTGTCGCCCGCCGCTCATGGCAAGGGTTACGCAACGGAAGCCGTCAGCGCCATGCTGCGCTGGGGCGACCAGTATTGCCCGGCGCTGAAAAAGACCTGCATCATCGATGTCGAAAACACGGCTTCGATCCGTGTCGCCACGAAGCTCCGTTTCCACGAAGTCCGTCGCACGACCTATCACGGCGCCAATGTGATCATCTTAGAGCGGTGA
- the glyA gene encoding serine hydroxymethyltransferase: MSVSSTTDSFFTRSLADTDPDIFGAIEKELGRQRHEIELIASENIVSRAVLEAQGSIMTNKYAEGYPGKRYYGGCQFVDIAEELAIERAKKLFGVNFANVQPNSGSQMNQAVFLALLQPGDTFMGLDLNSGGHLTHGSPVNMSGKWFNVVSYGVREGDNLLDMDAVAEKARTHKPKLIIAGGTAYSRIWDWKRFREIADEVGAYLMVDMAHIAGLVAGGQHPSPFPHCHVATTTTHKSLRGPRGGVILTNDEDLAKKFNSAVFPGLQGGPLMHIIAAKAVAFGEALQPDFKDYAAQIVKNAKALSETLVAGGLDIVSGGTDNHLMLVDLRKKNATGKRAEAALGRGYITCNKNGIPFDPEKPFVTSGIRLGTPAGTTRGFKEAEFREIGNLIVEVLDGLKVANSDEGNAAVEAGVREKVVKLTDQFPMYPYM, translated from the coding sequence ATGAGTGTTTCTTCCACAACCGACAGCTTCTTCACCCGCTCGCTTGCCGATACCGATCCGGATATCTTTGGCGCGATCGAGAAGGAGCTGGGTCGCCAGCGACATGAGATCGAACTTATCGCCTCTGAAAACATCGTCTCGCGCGCCGTCCTGGAAGCGCAGGGCTCGATCATGACGAACAAGTATGCCGAGGGCTATCCGGGCAAGCGCTATTACGGCGGCTGCCAGTTCGTCGATATCGCGGAAGAACTTGCGATCGAGCGCGCCAAGAAGCTGTTCGGCGTCAACTTCGCCAATGTTCAGCCGAACTCCGGTTCGCAGATGAACCAAGCGGTGTTCCTGGCACTCCTGCAGCCGGGCGACACGTTCATGGGCCTCGACCTGAATTCGGGTGGTCACCTGACGCACGGCTCGCCGGTCAATATGTCCGGCAAGTGGTTCAACGTCGTGTCCTACGGCGTGCGCGAAGGCGACAACCTGCTCGACATGGATGCCGTTGCCGAAAAGGCCCGCACCCATAAGCCGAAGCTGATCATTGCCGGCGGTACCGCCTATTCGCGCATCTGGGACTGGAAGCGTTTCCGCGAGATTGCAGACGAAGTCGGCGCCTATCTGATGGTCGACATGGCCCACATCGCCGGTCTCGTCGCCGGTGGCCAGCACCCGTCGCCGTTCCCGCATTGCCATGTTGCCACGACCACGACCCACAAGTCGCTGCGCGGTCCGCGCGGTGGCGTGATCCTGACGAATGACGAGGATCTGGCCAAGAAGTTCAACTCGGCCGTGTTCCCCGGCCTGCAGGGCGGCCCGTTGATGCACATCATCGCTGCCAAGGCTGTCGCCTTCGGCGAGGCGCTGCAGCCGGATTTCAAGGATTACGCGGCCCAAATCGTCAAGAACGCCAAGGCGCTTTCGGAAACGCTGGTTGCCGGCGGTCTCGATATCGTTTCTGGCGGCACCGACAACCATCTTATGCTCGTCGACCTGCGCAAGAAGAATGCGACCGGCAAGCGGGCGGAAGCGGCTCTCGGCCGCGGCTACATCACCTGCAACAAGAACGGCATTCCCTTCGATCCGGAAAAGCCCTTCGTCACCTCCGGCATCCGTCTCGGCACGCCGGCCGGCACGACGCGCGGCTTCAAGGAGGCCGAATTCCGCGAAATCGGCAATCTCATTGTTGAGGTTCTCGATGGCCTGAAGGTCGCCAACTCGGATGAGGGCAATGCTGCCGTCGAAGCCGGCGTTCGCGAAAAGGTCGTCAAGCTGACCGACCAGTTCCCGATGTATCCCTATATGTAA
- a CDS encoding cupin domain-containing protein, which produces MTETTNFPVVTLSNLDLEHWSEGNFFESRDAAFGALLGLTELGVGYGEVPPGKSGCPFHNHHIEDELFVILEGEADYRFGSERRPVKAGDVLGAPAGGQETAHQIINTGSIPLKYLSISTKAKAEIVEYPDSGKFLAKSVATTKKSVFRFIGRLPSTADYWEGEPGIGEPQTD; this is translated from the coding sequence ATGACTGAAACGACGAACTTTCCCGTCGTCACCCTGTCCAACCTCGATCTGGAGCATTGGAGCGAAGGCAATTTCTTCGAGTCCCGCGATGCTGCCTTCGGCGCACTTCTCGGCCTAACGGAACTCGGTGTTGGCTATGGCGAAGTGCCGCCCGGCAAGTCCGGCTGCCCCTTCCACAACCACCATATCGAGGACGAGCTGTTCGTGATCCTGGAAGGGGAGGCCGACTACCGCTTCGGTTCCGAGCGCCGCCCGGTCAAGGCCGGTGATGTGCTTGGCGCGCCTGCCGGCGGACAGGAGACCGCGCATCAGATCATCAACACGGGATCCATACCGCTGAAATATCTCTCCATCTCCACGAAAGCCAAGGCTGAAATCGTCGAGTATCCCGATTCCGGCAAGTTCCTCGCCAAATCGGTCGCCACGACCAAGAAATCGGTCTTCCGCTTCATCGGTCGCCTCCCCTCCACTGCGGATTACTGGGAAGGCGAACCGGGGATCGGGGAACCACAAACGGACTGA
- the nrdR gene encoding transcriptional regulator NrdR, whose translation MRCPYCGSEDSQVKDSRPAEDGAAIRRRRICPDCGGRFTTFERVQLRELMILKKTGRKAPFDRDKLLRSFEIALRKRPVDRDRIERAVSGIVRRLESSGETEIPSEEIGLQVLEALKSLDDVAFVRYASVYRDFSHAEDFEKVITEISAKIARDPGV comes from the coding sequence ATGCGCTGCCCCTATTGCGGATCGGAAGATAGCCAGGTCAAGGATTCCCGTCCTGCAGAGGACGGGGCCGCGATCCGGCGGCGGCGCATCTGCCCAGATTGCGGCGGTCGTTTCACGACGTTCGAGCGGGTGCAGCTGCGCGAGCTGATGATCCTGAAGAAGACCGGCCGCAAGGCACCCTTCGACCGGGACAAGCTGCTGCGATCGTTCGAGATCGCGCTGCGCAAGCGTCCGGTCGATCGGGACCGCATCGAACGTGCAGTTTCCGGGATCGTGCGTAGGCTGGAAAGTTCCGGCGAAACGGAAATCCCCTCGGAAGAGATCGGCCTGCAGGTTCTGGAAGCCCTGAAGAGCCTCGATGACGTAGCTTTCGTGCGCTATGCCTCGGTTTATCGCGATTTCTCCCATGCGGAGGATTTCGAGAAGGTGATCACAGAAATCAGCGCCAAGATCGCTCGCGATCCCGGCGTTTGA
- the nusB gene encoding transcription antitermination factor NusB, with product MTDTPSEPRVPKQANQRGAARLAAVQALYQMDVGGTGVLEIVAEYEAHRLGQEIDGDTYLKADASWFRSIVSGVVRDQRKLDPLIGTALQDDWALSRLDSTVRAILRAGTFELVERKDVPVAVIVTEYVEIARAFFEDEEPKLVNAILDRIARQIRTDVKP from the coding sequence GTGACTGATACTCCTTCCGAACCGCGCGTTCCCAAGCAGGCCAACCAGCGTGGCGCGGCCCGTCTTGCAGCCGTTCAGGCACTCTACCAGATGGATGTCGGCGGCACCGGCGTTCTGGAAATCGTCGCCGAATACGAGGCGCACCGCCTCGGCCAGGAAATCGACGGCGATACCTATCTGAAGGCGGACGCCTCATGGTTCCGCTCGATCGTCTCGGGCGTCGTGCGTGACCAGCGCAAGCTTGATCCGTTGATCGGCACGGCACTTCAGGACGACTGGGCGCTCTCGCGCCTTGACAGCACTGTGCGTGCCATCCTGCGGGCCGGCACCTTCGAGCTTGTCGAACGTAAGGACGTTCCGGTTGCGGTGATCGTGACGGAATATGTCGAGATCGCTCGCGCTTTCTTCGAGGATGAAGAGCCGAAACTCGTCAACGCCATCCTCGACCGAATTGCCCGACAGATCCGCACCGATGTCAAGCCGTAA
- the hemB gene encoding porphobilinogen synthase, whose product MADKTNPVDIITGHRRMRRNRKADWTRRMVRENQLTVDDLIWPIFIVPGSNIIEPIDAMPGVNRMSIDKAVEAAREAADLGIPALATFPNIEMSLRDETGSNSLAADNLINQTTRAIKKAVPNIGIITDVALDPFTSHGHDGIVRDGEIVNDETVAQIARAAVAQADAGADIIAPSDMMDGRVGAIRRALDVNGHQNVGIMSYATKFASAFYGPYREAIGTGGLLKGDKKTYYIDPANGTEAMRDAALDVEEGADMLMVKPGLPYLDICWRMKESFGLPVFAYQVSGEYTMIKAAAANGWIDGERVMLETLLTFKRAGCDGILSYFAMDVARILAKR is encoded by the coding sequence ATGGCGGACAAGACGAACCCTGTGGATATCATCACCGGCCACCGCCGCATGCGCCGCAACCGCAAGGCAGACTGGACGCGCCGCATGGTGCGTGAAAACCAGCTGACCGTCGACGACCTCATCTGGCCGATCTTCATCGTGCCCGGCAGCAATATCATCGAGCCGATCGACGCCATGCCCGGCGTCAATCGCATGAGCATTGACAAGGCGGTCGAGGCCGCCCGTGAAGCTGCCGATCTCGGCATCCCGGCCCTTGCCACCTTCCCCAATATCGAGATGTCGCTGCGCGACGAGACCGGCTCCAACAGCCTTGCCGCCGACAACCTGATCAACCAGACCACCCGCGCCATCAAGAAGGCGGTGCCCAACATCGGCATCATTACCGACGTCGCTCTCGACCCCTTCACCAGCCACGGCCACGACGGCATCGTCAGAGATGGCGAGATCGTCAACGACGAGACCGTCGCCCAGATCGCCCGCGCCGCCGTCGCCCAGGCCGATGCCGGCGCCGACATCATCGCTCCTTCCGACATGATGGACGGTCGCGTGGGCGCGATCCGCCGGGCGCTCGATGTGAACGGCCACCAGAATGTCGGCATCATGTCCTACGCCACCAAGTTCGCCTCCGCCTTCTACGGCCCCTACCGCGAGGCCATCGGCACCGGCGGGCTGCTGAAAGGCGACAAGAAGACCTATTACATCGACCCGGCCAACGGCACCGAGGCTATGCGCGACGCCGCTCTCGACGTCGAGGAAGGCGCCGACATGCTGATGGTGAAGCCCGGCCTTCCCTATCTCGATATCTGTTGGCGGATGAAGGAAAGCTTCGGCCTCCCCGTCTTCGCCTACCAGGTCTCCGGCGAATACACGATGATCAAAGCCGCCGCCGCCAACGGCTGGATCGACGGCGAGCGCGTCATGCTCGAAACCCTGCTCACCTTCAAGCGCGCGGGATGTGACGGGATTTTGAGTTATTTTGCGATGGATGTGGCGAGGATTTTGGCGAAGCGGTGA
- the ribH gene encoding 6,7-dimethyl-8-ribityllumazine synthase, with amino-acid sequence MSDTSNPHILIVEARFYDDMADALLDGATSALKDAGATYDLVTVPGALEIPAAIAMALDGADNGGTDYDGFVALGMVIRGETYHFEIVSNESSRALMDLAVSESLALGNGILTVENDAQAWARARKSEGDKGGFAARAALTMIELKKKLGGYGD; translated from the coding sequence ATGTCCGATACCTCGAACCCACATATCCTGATTGTGGAAGCGCGCTTCTATGACGACATGGCCGATGCGCTGCTCGATGGCGCGACGTCTGCGCTCAAGGATGCCGGCGCGACCTATGATCTCGTCACCGTTCCCGGTGCCCTCGAAATTCCCGCTGCGATCGCCATGGCGCTCGACGGCGCCGATAACGGCGGCACCGATTATGATGGCTTCGTTGCGCTCGGCATGGTCATTCGTGGTGAAACCTACCACTTCGAAATCGTTTCCAACGAATCCTCCCGTGCGTTGATGGATCTTGCCGTCAGCGAGAGCCTGGCGCTCGGAAACGGCATCCTGACGGTCGAAAACGACGCTCAGGCTTGGGCCCGCGCCCGCAAGTCGGAAGGCGACAAGGGCGGTTTTGCCGCTCGCGCAGCGCTGACCATGATCGAACTCAAGAAGAAACTGGGCGGCTACGGTGACTGA
- the ldtR gene encoding transcriptional regulator LdtR, translating into MNTKIKPQAVVAKDPHEDAIRSLYMESLHLVERLHRRLLDVIKDEFDRQGRSDVNAVQALLLFNIGNSELTAGELRSRGYYLGSNVSYNVKKLVDLGFINHQRSRIDRRSVRISLTEEGQEIAETVAKLYERHIGSIQKVGGIGTDEFGEMNKLLQRLDRFWNDSIMYRL; encoded by the coding sequence ATGAACACCAAGATCAAGCCGCAGGCCGTTGTCGCAAAAGACCCCCATGAAGATGCGATCCGTTCGCTTTACATGGAATCCCTGCACCTCGTCGAGCGTCTGCACCGTCGTCTGCTCGACGTCATCAAGGACGAGTTCGACCGTCAGGGCCGTAGCGACGTCAACGCCGTCCAGGCTCTGCTTCTCTTCAATATCGGCAACTCGGAACTGACCGCCGGCGAACTTCGCTCCCGCGGTTACTATCTCGGCTCCAACGTTTCCTACAACGTCAAGAAGCTGGTCGACCTCGGCTTCATCAACCACCAGCGCTCGCGCATCGACCGTCGCTCGGTCCGCATCAGCCTGACCGAAGAAGGCCAGGAGATCGCCGAAACCGTCGCCAAGCTCTATGAACGCCATATCGGCTCCATCCAGAAGGTCGGCGGCATCGGTACCGACGAATTCGGCGAAATGAACAAACTCCTGCAGCGCCTCGACCGCTTCTGGAACGACTCGATCATGTATCGTCTCTAA
- a CDS encoding DUF6163 family protein, with protein MTLDSVQVPRLSLAEILFGIFLRLVAVCCFWFGLNYWALVIGFSFNGAGRFDLLPVGWRVAATALAVIYPVAALGLWLMVSWGPVIWLVAAAAEIAMFGFYPQIFGTKPLLLLLHGTVAIVFVLFRVAILYQRARQAKAARNDSP; from the coding sequence ATGACCCTTGATTCTGTCCAGGTGCCGCGTCTGTCGCTTGCCGAAATCCTTTTCGGCATTTTCCTGCGGCTGGTCGCTGTCTGCTGTTTCTGGTTCGGCCTGAACTACTGGGCGCTGGTGATCGGCTTCTCCTTCAATGGCGCCGGCCGCTTCGATCTCTTGCCCGTGGGGTGGCGCGTGGCGGCAACTGCGCTTGCTGTGATCTACCCCGTGGCAGCACTCGGCCTTTGGCTGATGGTCTCCTGGGGGCCGGTGATCTGGCTGGTGGCGGCAGCCGCCGAAATCGCCATGTTCGGCTTCTATCCTCAGATCTTCGGGACCAAGCCGCTCCTGCTTTTGCTGCATGGAACGGTCGCCATTGTCTTCGTGCTTTTCCGGGTTGCGATCCTCTATCAGCGGGCAAGGCAGGCCAAGGCTGCAAGAAATGATTCACCCTGA
- a CDS encoding L,D-transpeptidase family protein: MSKKNGIDAFSRRSFLRSAAAVGAAAWAGGASAQDALLEIINAPRRGAWDDQFDAKASRSAATVASNTPIFSMETIGNTQQAIADYQQIVSAGGWPMVNTGLKLEMGVSDPSVQALRQRLMITGDLAQSAGMSNAFDSYVDGAVKRFQARHGLPADGVLGEFSMKALNIPADIRLNQLNTNLVRLQSMSGDLGRRYVVVNIPGAQIEAIENGRVVQRHTAVVGRLSRPTHIINSKIYEVILNPYWTAPRSIVEKDIVPLMRKNPAYLTDNAIRLLDGSGNEVAPETIDWNAEKAPNLTFRQDPGKINAMASTKINFHNPNNEYMHDTPSQGLFNKLARFESSGCVRVQNVRDLTVWLLKETPGWSRTQIEATIRAGQNNPINLAEEVPVYFKYISAWSTIPRVVQFRDDIYEMDGAQELALQTTTGIEPVVGSVE, from the coding sequence ATGTCGAAGAAAAACGGAATTGATGCTTTCTCGCGCCGGTCTTTCCTGCGATCGGCCGCCGCAGTCGGCGCCGCTGCGTGGGCCGGTGGCGCCAGCGCACAGGATGCGCTGCTTGAGATCATCAATGCGCCGCGCCGTGGTGCTTGGGACGACCAGTTCGACGCCAAGGCTTCGCGTTCCGCCGCAACCGTGGCTTCCAACACGCCGATCTTCAGCATGGAGACGATCGGTAACACGCAGCAGGCGATTGCCGACTACCAGCAGATCGTTTCTGCCGGCGGCTGGCCGATGGTCAATACCGGCCTGAAGCTTGAGATGGGTGTTTCCGATCCGAGCGTGCAGGCTCTGCGCCAGCGCCTGATGATCACCGGCGACCTCGCGCAATCGGCCGGTATGTCGAATGCGTTCGATTCCTATGTCGATGGTGCCGTCAAGCGCTTCCAGGCGCGCCATGGCCTTCCGGCGGATGGCGTTCTGGGCGAATTCTCGATGAAGGCCCTGAACATTCCCGCGGATATCCGTCTCAACCAGCTGAACACCAACCTCGTTCGCCTGCAGTCGATGTCGGGTGATCTCGGTCGTCGTTATGTCGTCGTCAATATTCCGGGCGCGCAGATCGAAGCCATCGAGAACGGTCGCGTCGTGCAGCGCCATACCGCGGTCGTGGGACGTCTCTCGCGCCCGACGCACATCATCAATTCCAAGATCTACGAGGTTATCCTCAACCCTTACTGGACGGCGCCGCGCTCGATTGTCGAAAAGGACATTGTTCCGCTGATGCGCAAGAATCCGGCTTACCTTACGGACAACGCCATCCGCCTGCTTGATGGCAGCGGGAACGAGGTTGCTCCGGAAACGATCGACTGGAACGCCGAGAAGGCGCCGAACCTGACTTTCCGTCAGGACCCGGGCAAGATTAACGCCATGGCGTCGACCAAGATCAACTTCCACAACCCGAACAACGAATACATGCACGACACACCGTCGCAAGGCCTGTTCAACAAGCTTGCGCGTTTCGAATCGTCCGGCTGCGTGCGCGTGCAGAACGTTCGCGACCTGACTGTCTGGCTCCTGAAGGAAACCCCCGGCTGGAGCCGCACCCAGATTGAGGCAACCATCCGCGCGGGCCAGAACAACCCGATCAATCTGGCGGAGGAGGTTCCGGTGTACTTCAAGTACATCTCGGCCTGGTCGACGATCCCCCGCGTTGTGCAATTCCGCGACGACATCTATGAGATGGACGGCGCTCAGGAACTGGCGCTGCAGACCACGACCGGCATTGAGCCGGTGGTTGGTTCGGTCGAGTAA
- the ribD gene encoding bifunctional diaminohydroxyphosphoribosylaminopyrimidine deaminase/5-amino-6-(5-phosphoribosylamino)uracil reductase RibD: MTEWTRDDERFMGVALALAHRHLGQTATNPSVGCVIVRDDGDGPRIVGRAVTAVGGRPHAETQALAEAGDLARGATAYVTLEPCSHHGKTPPCADALIAAGVARVVIAVTDPDERVSGRGIDMLRDAGIVVETGLMQVEGERELEAYLMRKREGRPFVTLKLAVSADGMIGATGKGQLAITGPESRAEVHRIRSESDAILVGIGTAVADDPELTTRLPGLEHRSPIRIVLDKRLELPIGAKLVKTARQVPVIAVSDADVSSFSEQARRDALEAAGVEILICHQDDLSDLLGALATRGISSLLVEGGAKTAELFLNAGLVDRILLFTGTVTVGEGGVASPIDRMLVPVGFVYRASHSFGNDVLDEYEYERSS, encoded by the coding sequence ATGACCGAATGGACCCGCGACGATGAGCGTTTCATGGGGGTAGCCCTTGCTCTCGCGCACCGGCATCTCGGTCAGACCGCCACCAATCCTTCCGTTGGCTGCGTGATCGTGCGCGATGATGGCGATGGTCCCCGCATCGTCGGCCGTGCCGTGACGGCTGTTGGCGGACGGCCGCATGCGGAGACGCAGGCGCTGGCGGAGGCGGGAGATCTGGCCCGCGGTGCGACAGCCTATGTGACACTCGAACCCTGTTCTCACCACGGCAAGACACCGCCCTGTGCCGATGCGTTGATTGCGGCGGGTGTTGCCCGCGTCGTGATCGCCGTCACCGATCCTGACGAGCGGGTGAGTGGCAGGGGCATCGACATGCTGCGCGACGCCGGCATCGTGGTCGAAACCGGACTGATGCAGGTGGAGGGTGAACGGGAGCTCGAGGCCTACCTCATGCGCAAGCGCGAGGGGCGGCCATTCGTGACGTTGAAGCTTGCCGTCTCTGCCGATGGCATGATCGGTGCGACGGGCAAGGGCCAGCTTGCGATCACCGGGCCTGAAAGTCGCGCGGAGGTGCATCGCATACGCTCGGAAAGCGATGCCATTCTTGTCGGCATCGGCACGGCCGTCGCGGATGATCCGGAACTCACGACCCGGTTGCCGGGTCTTGAGCATCGTTCGCCAATCCGCATCGTGCTCGACAAGCGGCTGGAACTGCCGATCGGCGCAAAACTGGTGAAGACGGCCCGCCAAGTGCCTGTGATCGCTGTCAGTGATGCAGATGTGTCTTCATTCAGTGAACAAGCGCGCCGGGATGCGCTGGAGGCCGCGGGGGTCGAAATCCTGATCTGCCACCAGGATGATCTCTCCGATCTGCTTGGGGCGCTTGCGACCCGTGGCATATCTTCCCTCCTGGTGGAGGGGGGCGCGAAGACGGCGGAGCTTTTCCTGAACGCCGGTCTCGTCGACCGCATCCTGCTTTTCACCGGCACCGTGACGGTCGGGGAGGGTGGCGTCGCGTCGCCCATCGACCGAATGCTTGTGCCGGTTGGTTTCGTGTATCGCGCGAGCCATTCCTTCGGCAATGACGTCCTTGATGAATATGAATATGAAAGAAGCTCCTGA
- a CDS encoding RDD family protein, with the protein MTFRDENLRLPSDDWRAYQGVLSRRVFAFLIDYAIVALLWIPAAVVVFFLGILTLGLGFLLYPILFVVVAMLYFGLTVGGSRQASPGMNMMGLALARTDGRPMDFLTAIVHLVLFWVGNALLTPFIVLIGLFTDRGRLLQDLLLGTVMVRRDSF; encoded by the coding sequence ATGACCTTTCGCGACGAGAACCTTCGACTGCCCAGTGATGACTGGCGTGCCTATCAGGGCGTGCTGAGCCGGCGTGTCTTTGCGTTCCTGATCGACTATGCGATCGTGGCGCTCCTGTGGATTCCGGCCGCCGTGGTCGTCTTCTTTCTCGGCATCCTGACGCTCGGCCTCGGCTTCCTCCTCTACCCGATCCTGTTCGTCGTGGTCGCCATGCTCTATTTCGGACTGACCGTCGGCGGCAGCCGGCAGGCGTCGCCAGGCATGAACATGATGGGCTTGGCGCTGGCACGCACCGATGGCCGCCCGATGGACTTTCTGACGGCGATCGTCCACCTCGTGCTCTTCTGGGTCGGCAATGCGCTTCTGACGCCATTCATCGTGCTGATCGGCCTGTTCACAGATCGTGGCCGGCTGCTGCAGGACCTGCTGCTCGGCACCGTCATGGTCCGCCGCGACAGCTTCTGA
- a CDS encoding arginyltransferase: MNTQTAPSPQFYLTAPAVCPYLPQEMERKVFTHMVGERAPELNDLLTQGGFRRSQNIAYRPACESCRACISVRILAGEFKPSRSMRRILAANKDIVSTEYPAEPSSEQYSLFRRYLDHRHQQGGMSDMSVLDYAMMVEDTHVNTKIIEYRLRVEGQGISGDERKGPLIAAALTDKMGDGLSMVYSYFDPAHQDRSLGTFMILDHIRKANERGLPHVYLGYWVKGSRKMDYKTKFLPQEHLMARGWERYTGEPDTTPNESD; this comes from the coding sequence ATGAACACGCAAACCGCACCGTCTCCGCAGTTTTATCTGACCGCGCCGGCAGTCTGTCCTTACCTGCCGCAGGAAATGGAACGGAAGGTGTTTACCCATATGGTGGGCGAGCGGGCGCCCGAGCTCAACGATCTCCTGACCCAGGGCGGCTTCCGCCGTTCGCAGAACATTGCCTACCGCCCCGCCTGCGAAAGCTGCCGGGCCTGCATTTCCGTGCGCATCCTGGCGGGAGAGTTCAAGCCCAGCCGCTCCATGCGCCGCATCCTCGCCGCCAACAAGGACATCGTCTCCACGGAATATCCGGCGGAGCCGTCGAGCGAGCAATACAGCCTTTTCCGACGCTATCTCGACCACCGCCACCAGCAGGGCGGCATGTCTGACATGTCGGTGCTCGACTATGCGATGATGGTCGAGGATACACACGTCAACACCAAGATCATCGAATACCGGCTGCGCGTCGAAGGTCAGGGCATTTCCGGCGATGAGCGCAAGGGGCCGCTAATTGCCGCCGCCCTCACCGACAAGATGGGCGACGGCCTGTCTATGGTTTATTCTTATTTCGATCCGGCCCATCAGGACCGCTCGCTCGGCACCTTCATGATCCTCGATCATATTCGCAAGGCAAACGAGCGCGGCCTGCCCCACGTCTATCTAGGATATTGGGTCAAGGGATCGCGTAAGATGGACTATAAAACAAAGTTTCTGCCGCAAGAGCACCTTATGGCGAGGGGTTGGGAGCGCTATACAGGCGAACCTGACACAACCCCGAACGAATCGGACTGA